A stretch of DNA from Candidatus Pseudomonas phytovorans:
CCGTGGCGCTGGCGACATTGCTGGGCGGCTGTGGGCTTACCCAGAAGGTCGTGGATGGCACCGCTTCCAAGGCCCACGCGATTTTCTATAAGCAAGTCAACACGCTGCATCTGGATTTCACCGGCCGGACAGCGATGAATACTGACAGCATCGAGATGGGTGGGTTGTCCGTTCCGGTGCTGGTGCGTGTCTACCAGTTGCGAGATCACAAGGCACTGGACAGGGCAACCTACGACGACCTGGTAAGCCACGGCGAGCGTGTGCTGGGTGGTGACCTGTTGAACGAAAGGGCCGTAGTGGTCAAGCCAGGTGAGGCAGCTCAGCTCAGTACGCCTTTGCACAGGGCCGCCCAATACATTGCCGTGATTGCATTGTTCAGAAACCCGGACGCTGTGCAAAACGCGTGGCGTCTGACCTTGCTGCGTGAGGATCTCGACCCGGACCAGCCCAGCGTCGTCGAGCTGGGTGACAACCGTTTGAAGTTGCGCCCGAGTAGCGAGGACTGAACACATGATCGAGCCAGGCCCTTCGCTTTACGAAACGCTGCTGCAGAATTTCAGCGGTGAGTTGGAACTGGAACGGGTCGGTGAGGATGATCAGCTGACGCTTTCGGTTCTGGACAATCTTCAGCGCATTCTCAACAGCCGTGCCGGAACAATCGCCCATCTGCCGGACTATGGTTTGCCGGATATGGGCACGGTTTTACAAGGGCTGCCAGCCTCGGCCCACGGATTGATGAATGACATCGTGACTACGTTGCGCAGGTATGAACCGCGTCTGGCAGAGGTTCGCGTTACATTGCTGCCCCAAATACGGCCGGGTCATCTGGAATACGCACTCGACGTTCGCACCCAGGGCGGTGGCCGGACCACCTTTGGAACCACGCTTGCACCTGACGGGAGGGTGGTTGTGCGGCACCTGAAGCAGGAAGGCTATTTCTCCAAGCCATAGACCTACGAACAAGGGGGCCAGATGACGGCGCTTTTTGAAATGCGTATCTGCCTGGGTGGGGACCCAGGCAGTTTTGATGAGTTCAACGTGTTGCGCGGTGAATTGGCCAGGCTCGATCACCCAGCGTGTCCTGACGTTGACTGGGCAAAAGTTGAAGCGCTGTGCTTGAGGCTCTTCGAACGGAATGGGGTGGAGCTGCAGACGGCGGTGTCCTTTATATTGGCGCGTAGCCACCTTATGGGACTCGCTGGTTTGACTGAGGGAGTGGCATTACTCTCTACCCTCACGGACGAGTGGCCACGGTTGTGGCCGGTGCAGGCTTCAGCTCGGATCGACCTCATCGCCTGGTTGTTTGCTCAGCTGCATCCTCTGGTTCGAATGGTGCAATGGGGTGGGTCGAGTCTGGCGATGCTGAGGGAACTGATTGTTGAACTGGGGCGGCTGGAGCACCGTTTGGAGCGGCTTG
This window harbors:
- the tssJ gene encoding type VI secretion system lipoprotein TssJ → MLRTASKRFTAVALATLLGGCGLTQKVVDGTASKAHAIFYKQVNTLHLDFTGRTAMNTDSIEMGGLSVPVLVRVYQLRDHKALDRATYDDLVSHGERVLGGDLLNERAVVVKPGEAAQLSTPLHRAAQYIAVIALFRNPDAVQNAWRLTLLREDLDPDQPSVVELGDNRLKLRPSSED
- the tssE gene encoding type VI secretion system baseplate subunit TssE, which translates into the protein MIEPGPSLYETLLQNFSGELELERVGEDDQLTLSVLDNLQRILNSRAGTIAHLPDYGLPDMGTVLQGLPASAHGLMNDIVTTLRRYEPRLAEVRVTLLPQIRPGHLEYALDVRTQGGGRTTFGTTLAPDGRVVVRHLKQEGYFSKP